The Puntigrus tetrazona isolate hp1 chromosome 3, ASM1883169v1, whole genome shotgun sequence genome contains a region encoding:
- the ppl gene encoding periplakin gives MFRKKTGKTSVAISDKRPPDTDLATLIDKLQKNADKVEKNIIETEQNLNRDIKKINEGKQPLYQEDTNKRILNSLELLNSLDEDASNASRLQHPQAEMIEKDMRQLRVRVMKLREEHDRIYHITRSEQIPIVNWGKIVDEKLANVNNKGYGQDLLIVENELEEHNIFHSEVEALAPYITGNRDSLDGQQAKYNKLLASSSARQKNLLSLRDYMQRCTNELYWMEQQAEERTAYDWSDNNLDYPARKRQYENFISKCLEAKEKSITQLNEDGEELIEQNHPGKNVIGAHMDAVHADWKEYLNLLICEENHLKNMDDYHKFHKDARDTSDLLKRLETEINQKYNPEFKDMYQMEGLIADLNDQAKAMDHYDERLKALQKRSLQVLPLKYRRETPQKLLPIEALCEYETNEGSILRGERYTLLRNNGSKWDVKDANGRTMSVPAVCFIIPPTDPEAVAVADNLINQHKGIKQKVASSKSALQGRLAELKKDSTGGQDKQEQQCRQLMAGLDKVVGDLDKQEKAIYSRVRPPLEQTRPVQDSADRLQDIKDIAAAVRKVEPEKSTKVQEAESFLKSSPKCASAPQLYSKVDEANKKYNKVDLLLKSADDKLQNSYRLENSLQNGKALLSSYENKLAREEVAPSDPTSLDKTQRELADIASELRSKRSTVTETEQNLRDAKASCNNMANKVQEHCPDIERQEAEVQKLTKRFDNLNRQVEARSQCLQRAKTAHANYNNDYDNLNSWLSRLPNYEPRETDDVRQIDDKLKNQRNLLSDITRKESDLNNVSRNAQLYQQAVKDYENEAERFKSILDLEDGLVPQTYKRSRLESPALKVKREESAIESKFTEANAVNKQRLQNLEFAQGLLNQQPEVTIIQQNVQTVRSSAPGEEPWRIRKQLQEEIQRRDQLEREIQTVQSDIYLLEGQKPQDTIVKKELIKKVHDPQLDEEYHRVQQKLLEESRTTRVLESELDTLRVKLRGIETEMKEGAQQYTVKEVLRIERDRGQEEELRRLREDLEELKRLKMVRENEIIQIQKQVTILAEEKSREQEIIREEEVIKVQNDPQLESEYRLLLDRKQKEIDSRKELEDELRFLQDKLRRLEKEKAMAEEKISIKEVLKVEKDIALEREVDNLRRQYEDEKTKRSSLLREKTDMNRKITSLEEEKSKVIIQEKVREIVRPDPKAEAEVANLRLDLVEQQRRCRDSELQLKTFQDELTVLRNRGPQIEYKEIIKEVIKYKIDPETERELEKLRNEIVDKTHQTEKFEMEILQLKEEIQRWKDTKPQINTKEVVNEILQYREDPKTKEEIESLKRKLSEEQRKRLDLENERASNEERIRIKKIDLSQVREKVVQQEVVKMEQDPLLRSECDTFTQNINNEQKQREILKEELIRLQHQKAEFDIQLEELERERRARREAELEIQRLRVRLNELEIRDKENREKVTVKQKVVLQQDPQQEKEHSILRLQVEEERHKRMLLEKEYNALLQQQEILERTEVREKVVRTEKIQVERDPEAEMDIIRLKKSLEEEEKRRRELDQEMINMNSKLSEMEFTNTKSSKELDYIRDESNRLQQENQRLQNEVRKLQAEIEITTKETRHITETSPVENSRNLEIRLESLQRELTELKRMRIEKDEEIEKLQKSLSAMRVKREQRESHLRRSIVVIDPDTGKEMRPEEAYKLGLIDWKMFVNLQSQECDWEEITVKGPSGESSVLHDRKSGKKFAIEDALRAGNITNRQLQQYQNKEISIQEFGVMLSGRGK, from the exons ATGTTCAGAAAGAAGACCGGAAAGACCAGCGTGGCCATCAGCGATAAAAG ACCGCCTGACACTGATTTGGCGACCCTGATCGACAAGTTGCAGAAAAATGCAGACAAGGTGGAGAAGAACATCATTGAGACGGAACAGAATCTCAACAGG GACATCAAGAAGATCAATGAGGGCAAGCAACCCCTCTACCAGGAGGACACCAACAAGAGGATCCTGAACTCACTGGAGCTGTTGAATAGTCTGGATGAAGATGCATCCAATGCCTCTCGTTTGCAGCACCCTCAAGCTGAAATGATTGAGAAGGA TATGAGACAACTGCGAGTGCGTGTGATGAAGCTCCGCGAGGAACATGATCGCATTTACCACATCACACGATCAGAGCAGATTCCCATTGTGAACTGGGGAAAGATCGTTGACGAGAAACTG GCAAATGTGAACAACAAAGGATACGGACAAGATCTGCTGATCGTCGAGAATGAATTGGAGGAGCACAATATTTTCCACAGTGAAGTCGAGGCACTGGCTCCGTACATCACAGGAAACAGG GACAGTCTGGATGGTCAACAGGCAAAGTACAACAAACTACTG GCGAGCTCATCTGCACGTCAGAAGAACCTGCTCAGTTTGAGGGACTACATGCAGCGCTGCACTAATGAGCTCTACTGGATGGAGCAGCAAGCTGAAGAGCGAACCGCGTATGACTGGAGCGACAACAACCTGGACTACCCTGCCCGAAAGAGGCAGTATGAG AACTTCATTAGCAAGTGTCTGGAGGCTAAGGAGAAGAGCATCACCCAGCTGAATGAAGATGGAGAGGAACTTATTGAGCAGAACCATCCAGGAAAAAATGTCATTGGG GCACACATGGATGCCGTACATGCGGATTGGAAGGAATACCTCAATCTGCTCATCTGTGAGGAGAACCACCTCAAGAACATGGATGATTATCACAAA TTCCACAAGGATGCAAGAGACACCAGCGATTTGTTGAAGCGCCTGGAAACCGAAATCAACCAGAAGTACAACCCTGAGTTTAAAGATATGTACCAGATGGAGGGCCTGATTGCTGACCTAAAT GATCAAGCAAAGGCCATGGACCATTACGACGAGCGCCTGAAAGCTCTTCAGAAGCGCAGTCTGCAGGTGCTCCCTCTGAAGTACCGCAGGGAGACTCCTCAGAAACTGCTCCCTATCGAGGCTCTCTGTGAATACGAGACTAATGAG GGTTCAATTTTGCGAGGGGAGCGGTACACCCTGCTCAGGAACAATGGGTCAAAATGGGACGTGAAGGACGCAAATGGCCGCACCATGAGTGTTCCAGCTGTGTGCTTCATAATTCCTCCAACCGACCCTGAGGCTGTGGCCGTTGCTGATAA TCTAATAAACCAGCACAAGGGTATCAAGCAGAAAGTAGCCAGCAGCAAATCTGCACTACAGGGACGACTGGCAGAGCTGAAGAAGGATAGTACAGGAGGTCAAG ATAAACAAGAGCAGCAATGCCGTCAGCTGATGGCAGGACTGGATAAAGTGGTCGGTGATCTGGATAAGCAGGAGAAGGCCATTTACTCTCGTGTGCGCCCCCCACTGGAGCAGACACGTCCTGTGCAAGACAGCGCTGACCGGCTGCAGGACATTAAG GACATTGCTGCTGCTGTTCGTAAGGTAGAGCCAGAAAAGTCTACAAAAGTGCAGGAAGCTGAGAGTTTCCTCAAATCTTCTCCCAAATGTGCAAGTGCACCACAGCTCTACTCTAAGGTGGATGaggcaaacaaaaaatacaataaagttgATTTGCTTTTGAAAAGTGCTGATGACAA ACTGCAGAACTCCTATCGGCTTGAGAATTCTCTGCAGAATGGCAAAGCTCTGCTGTCCTCTTATGAGAACAAACTGGCAAGAGAGGAGGTCGCTCCATCTGACCCCACCTCACTGGACAAGACCCAGCGTGAGTTGGCG GATATTGCATCTGAGCTGAGGAGCAAAAGATCTACTGTCACAGAGACTGAGCAGAACCTGAGAGATGCCAAGGCCAGCTGCAACAACATGGCCAACAAAGTGCAAGAACATTGCCCTGATATTGAGAGGCAGGAGGCTGAAGTTCAGAAACTCACCAAGCGCTTTGACAACCTGAACAGACAGGTTGAAGCAAG ATCACAGTGTCTGCAAAGAGCCAAAACCGCCCATGCCAACTACAACAATGACTATGACAACCTTAATAGCTGGCTTTCTAGACTACCAAACTATGAGCCACGTGAAACCGATGACGTCAGACAGATTGATGACAAACTAAAAAATCAAAGA AATCTGCTCTCTGACATCACAAGAAAGGAATCAGACCTGAACAATGTGTCTAGAAATGCACAGCTTTATCAGCAAGCAGTCAAG GACTACGAAAATGAAGCGGAGCGGTTTAAATCCATCCTTGACCTTGAAGATGGTTTGGTTCCTCAGACATACAAAAGGAGCAGACTCGAATCTCCTGCCTTGAAAGTGAAGAGAGAG gaATCTGCAATTGAGTCCAAATTCACTGAAGCAAATGCTGTGAACAAGCAGAGGCTGCAGAACCTGGAGTTTGCCCAAGGCCTTCTTAACCag CAACCAGAAGTTACAATAATCCAGCAAAATGTCCAGACGGTGAGATCCTCAGCCCCAGGAGAAGAGCCCTGGAGAATCAGAAAACAGCTTCAGGAGGAAATTCAGCGGAGAGACCAACTGGAAAGAGAAATTCAGACTGTccaaagtgacatttatttactAGAGGGCCAGAAACCGCAGGACACAATCGTCAAGAAAGAGCTCATCAAGAAGGTGCATGATCCTCAACTTGATGAAGAATACCACCGGGTTCAGCAGAAGCTATTAGAAGAAAGCAGGACCACTCGTGTCTTAGAGAGCGAGTTGGACACCCTCCGTGTAAAGCTGCGTGGAATTGAGACCGAAATGAAAGAAGGAGCTCAGCAGTATACAGTCAAAGAGGTGCTCCGCATTGAGAGGGACAGGGGACAGGAAGAAGAACTCAGGAGACTGAGAGAAGATCTTGAGGAACTTAAGAGACTGAAGATGGTCAGAGAGAATGAAATCATTCAGATTCAAAAGCAAGTGACTATTCTTGCAGAGGAGAAAAGCAGAGAGCAGGAAATCATCAGGGAGGAAGAAGTCATTAAGGTACAGAATGACCCTCAACTTGAGAGTGAGTACAGACTACTGCTTGAcaggaaacaaaaagaaatagaCAGCCGAAAGGAACTCGAAGATGAGCTTCGATTCCTGCAGGATAAACTAAGGCGTCTTGAAAAGGAAAAGGCAATGGCTGAGGAAAAGATTTCCATCAAAGAAGTACTTAAAGTTGAGAAAGATATTGCTTTGGAGAGAGAGGTAGACAACCTGAGAAGACAATACGAAGATGAAAAAACCAAGCGCAGCTCATtgctgagagagaaaacagacatGAATCGCAAGATCACCAGCCTGGAGGAAGAGAAGTCGAAGGTCATCATTCAGGAGAAAGTGCGCGAGATTGTTCGACCTGATCCGAAGGCGGAAGCGGAGGTGGCAAACCTTCGACTTGACCTTGTGGAGCAGCAGAGAAGATGCAGAGATTCAGAGCTCCAGCTGAAGACTTTCCAGGATGAATTGACAGTGCTAAGAAACAGAGGCCCACAAATTGAATACAAGGAAATCATCAAAGAGGTCATCAAATACAAGATTGACCCGGAAACGGAAAGAGAGCTGGAGAAGCTCAGGAATGAAATTGTGGACAAAACCCACCAGACAGAGAAATTTGAGATGGAGATTCTCCAACTCAAAGAGGAGATTCAAAGATGGAAAGACACCAAGCCTCAGATTAATACCAAAGAGGTTGTAAATGAGATCCTCCAGTACAGAGAAGATCCTAAGACCAAGGAGGAGATTGAGAGTCTGAAGCGGAAACTGTCTGAGGAACAGAGGAAACGTTTGGACCTGGAAAATGAAAGGGCCTCCAATGAAGAAAGGATCAGGATTAAGAAGATCGACTTGTCACAGGTGAGGGAGAAGGTTGTCCAGCAAGAGGTAGTGAAGATGGAGCAGGATCCCCTCTTGAGGTCTGAATGTGACACTTTCACTCAAAACATCAACAATgagcagaaacagagagaaatccTAAAAGAAGAGCTGATCAGGTTGCAGCATCAAAAGGCTGAATTCGACATTCAGCTTGAGGAGCTGGAACGAGAACGCAGAGCCCGCAGAGAAGCTGAACTTGAAATCCAGAGGCTGAGAGTGCGGCTCAATGAACTGGAGATCAGGGACAAGGAAAACCGAGAAAAGGTTACAGTTAAGCAAAAAGTTGTACTCCAGCAGGACCCTCAGCAAGAAAAAGAGCACTCTATCCTACGTCTTCAGGTTGAAGAGGAGAGGCACAAGCGGATGCTTTTGGAGAAGGAGTACAATGCCTTGTTGCAACAGCAGGAAATACTCGAGAGAACGGAAGTGCGTGAAAAAGTCGTGCGAACCGAAAAAATTCAAGTCGAGCGAGACCCTGAGGCTGAGATGGACATTATAAGGCTAAAGAAAAGCCttgaagaagaagagaaacGACGTCGTGAGCTGGACCAAGAGATGATCAACATGAACTCGAAGCTTTCCGAGATGGAGTTCACCAATACAAAATCATCCAAAGAACTTGACTACATTCGTGATGAAAGCAACAGGTTACAGCAGGAGAACCAACGCCTGCAGAACGAAGTAAGGAAACTGCAAGCCGAGATCGAGATCACGACAAAAGAAACCAGACACATCACTGAGACGTCTCCGGTGGAGAACAGCAGGAACCTGGAAATTCGACTGGAATCCTTGCAAAGAGAACTCACTGAACTTAAGCGCATGCGAATCGAGAAAGACGAAGAAATCGAAAAGCTTCAGAAGAGTCTGTCTGCAATGAGAGTGAAAAGGGAGCAGCGGGAAAGTCACCTCCGCCGCTCGATTGTCGTCATTGATCCGGACACCGGGAAGGAGATGAGGCCTGAGGAGGCTTACAAGCTCGGCCTGATCGACTGGAAAATGTTCGTCAACCTGCAGAGTCAAGAATGCGACTGGGAGGAGATCACAGTCAAGGGTCCAAGCGGCGAGTCCTCCGTTCTTCATGACAGAAAATCGGGCAAGAAGTTTGCCATTGAAGACGCTCTGAGGGCTGGAAACATCACAAACCGTCAGCTGCAACAGTATCAGAACAAAGAGATCAGCATCCAGGAGTTCGGCGTCATGCTGTCAGGCAGAGGCAAATGA